In the genome of Bradysia coprophila strain Holo2 unplaced genomic scaffold, BU_Bcop_v1 contig_232, whole genome shotgun sequence, one region contains:
- the LOC119075785 gene encoding uncharacterized protein LOC119075785 isoform X1 has protein sequence MPVYCSVPQCTTKGTGGMHRFPADPQLKRKWMDVTRTQHLQDSKSCRICRKHFKDSDLLVDQDGKRILAPNAVPSLCLPMSFIWDHSYHVVGPPKKRHFKRLKITGPGANISDDNIGNEIEVGAARPDKSASVGSYKDMEFLRSLEEKILQQKKENLALSRRLKNKTAQLKRLQRKSKTHKLDDGQVLAYLSNVKKYSSAQIQFTEMQLRNSSRNPHGRRYKPKEKSMCLAMYKSGPRSYRFKENNKIMVLPSLSTLTRHSAKMIFRTGIVPQLFSFIKEKVKDWTEKELLCSFGFDETALKSILEYSSTDDEIIGFVEMGGIRRPIFATHSLTFMVRGIYRPFKQPVAYFYTHGLKSHELAELILLVLEAVFSTGLNVIHSVSDQVVTNESAIHRLMDRHFVRSPGCLLKYKVCDKTIIHGYDAPHWLKVVRNNLQVKNFKHFISERWNISTPKIYGKSQVASWDDVESVYDQDKTGCPRLLPNINGEHIKPERLKMKVCVATQVFSQKYSNVMEDFADRKLIRDSSRETARMLLFFNDLFDSVNGSGPAQIARLKGSINERSVHFVFWDWALFMLSKMDFIDKVSGEVNHHSTVINKIQSTIRGYQEVTRICLNSNIEEVSLRYFKFSVLNIF, from the exons ATGCCGGTATACTGTTCTGTTCCACAATGTACGACGAAAGGTACAGGTGGGATGCACCGATTTCCTGCTGATCCACAACTGAAACGGAAGTGGATGGATGTAACAAGAACGCAACATCTGCAAGATTCCAAAAGCTGTAGAATTTGTCGCAAACATTTCAAAGATAGCGATTTATTAGTCGACCAGGATGGAAAAAGAATATTAGCCCCGAATGCAGTGCCCAGTTTGTGTTTACCAATGTCATTTATCTGGGATCATTCATATCATGTG GTCGGTCCACCAAAAAAACGACATTTTAAGCGATTGAAGATAACTGGTCCAGGGGCTAACATCTCAGAT GATAACattggaaatgaaattgaagttGGCGCAGCCAGGCCAGACAAAAGTGCTAGTGTCGGTTCTTACAAAGACATGGAATTTTTACGGTCGTTGGAAGAGAAAATACTTCAACAGAAAAAg GAAAACTTGGCACTATCACGGAGACTAAAGAATAAAACCGCACAATTGAAAAGACTTCAACGGAAATCGAAAACTCACAAATTAGACGATGGTCAAGTGTTGGCATATCTCAGTAATGTTAAAAAGTACAGCAGTGCTCAAATTCAGTTTACCGAGATGCAACTTCGAAATTCTAGTCGAAATCCTCACGGTCGAAGATATAAACCGAAAGAGAAGAGTATGTGTTTGGCCATGTACAAAAGTGGACCTAGATCATACCGGTTTAaggaaaacaacaaaatcatggTGCTTCCATCTTTAAGCACTCTGACCCGGCATAGTGCGAAGATGATCTTTCGTACAGGTATCGTACCCCAGCTATTTTcgtttataaaagaaaaagtgaagGATTGGACGGAAAAGGAACTATTATGTTCCTTTGGCTTTGATGAGACTGCGTTGAAGTCAATACTGGAATACAGCAGCACCGATGATGAAATTATTGGATTCGTTGAAATGGGTGGAATCAGGCGACCCATTTTTGCAACGCACTCATTAACCTTTATGGTACGAGGCATATACCGTCCATTCAAACAACCGGTAGCTTATTTTTACACCCACGGTCTGAAGTCACATGAATTGGCTGAGCTCATCTTACTTGTGTTAGAGGCTGTTTTTTCCACTG gcCTCAATGTTATACATTCTGTGAGCGACCAGGTGGTAACCAACGAATCAGCTATACATCGCTTGATGGATCGCCACTTTGTAAGATCTCCCGGTTGTTTGTTAAAATACAAGGTTTGTGACAAAACTATAATACACGGTTACGATGCACCACATTGGCTTAAAGTTGTCCGCAACAACTTGCAAGTCAAAaacttcaaacattttataagTGAACGATGGAACATATCAACCCCAAAAATTTACGGAAAATCACAAGTGGCTTCATGGGATGACGTCGAAAGCGTTTATGATCAAGACAAAACTGGATGCCCCCGTCTCTTGCCAAACATAAACGGTGAACACATAAAGCCGGAGAGACTTAAAATGAAAGTTTGTGTAGCAACTCAAGTTTTCAGTCAAAAATATAGCAACGTCATGGAGGACTTCGCGGACAGGAAACTCATACGAGACAGCTCGCGCGAAACTGCTCGAATGTTACTATTTTTCAATGACTTGTTCGATAGCGTGAACGGATCTGGTCCAGCGCAAATTGCGAGACTGAAAGGATCCATAAATGAACGTTCAGtccattttgtattttggGACTGGGCGTTATTCATGTTGTCGAAAATGGATTTCATCGATAAAGTATCGGGAGAAGTCAATCACCATTCAACAGTCATAAACAAGATCCAGTCCACCATCAGAGGATACCAAGAAGTCACGAGGATATGTTTAAATAGTAATATAGAAGAAGTTTCTTTAAGGTATTTcaagttttcagtcttaaacatattttga
- the LOC119075785 gene encoding 52 kDa repressor of the inhibitor of the protein kinase-like isoform X3 → MPVYCSVPQCTTKGTGGMHRFPADPQLKRKWMDVTRTQHLQDSKSCRICRKHFKDSDLLVDQDGKRILAPNAVPSLCLPMSFIWDHSYHVVGPPKKRHFKRLKITGPGANISDDNIGNEIEVGAARPDKSASVGSYKDMEFLRSLEEKILQQKKFAM, encoded by the exons ATGCCGGTATACTGTTCTGTTCCACAATGTACGACGAAAGGTACAGGTGGGATGCACCGATTTCCTGCTGATCCACAACTGAAACGGAAGTGGATGGATGTAACAAGAACGCAACATCTGCAAGATTCCAAAAGCTGTAGAATTTGTCGCAAACATTTCAAAGATAGCGATTTATTAGTCGACCAGGATGGAAAAAGAATATTAGCCCCGAATGCAGTGCCCAGTTTGTGTTTACCAATGTCATTTATCTGGGATCATTCATATCATGTG GTCGGTCCACCAAAAAAACGACATTTTAAGCGATTGAAGATAACTGGTCCAGGGGCTAACATCTCAGAT GATAACattggaaatgaaattgaagttGGCGCAGCCAGGCCAGACAAAAGTGCTAGTGTCGGTTCTTACAAAGACATGGAATTTTTACGGTCGTTGGAAGAGAAAATACTTCAACAGAAAAAg TTTGCGATGTAA
- the LOC119075785 gene encoding uncharacterized protein LOC119075785 isoform X2, which produces MQCPVCVYQCHLSGIIHIMWWVGPPKKRHFKRLKITGPGANISDDNIGNEIEVGAARPDKSASVGSYKDMEFLRSLEEKILQQKKENLALSRRLKNKTAQLKRLQRKSKTHKLDDGQVLAYLSNVKKYSSAQIQFTEMQLRNSSRNPHGRRYKPKEKSMCLAMYKSGPRSYRFKENNKIMVLPSLSTLTRHSAKMIFRTGIVPQLFSFIKEKVKDWTEKELLCSFGFDETALKSILEYSSTDDEIIGFVEMGGIRRPIFATHSLTFMVRGIYRPFKQPVAYFYTHGLKSHELAELILLVLEAVFSTGLNVIHSVSDQVVTNESAIHRLMDRHFVRSPGCLLKYKVCDKTIIHGYDAPHWLKVVRNNLQVKNFKHFISERWNISTPKIYGKSQVASWDDVESVYDQDKTGCPRLLPNINGEHIKPERLKMKVCVATQVFSQKYSNVMEDFADRKLIRDSSRETARMLLFFNDLFDSVNGSGPAQIARLKGSINERSVHFVFWDWALFMLSKMDFIDKVSGEVNHHSTVINKIQSTIRGYQEVTRICLNSNIEEVSLRYFKFSVLNIF; this is translated from the exons ATGCAGTGCCCAGTTTGTGTTTACCAATGTCATTTATCTGGGATCATTCATATCATGTGGTGG GTCGGTCCACCAAAAAAACGACATTTTAAGCGATTGAAGATAACTGGTCCAGGGGCTAACATCTCAGAT GATAACattggaaatgaaattgaagttGGCGCAGCCAGGCCAGACAAAAGTGCTAGTGTCGGTTCTTACAAAGACATGGAATTTTTACGGTCGTTGGAAGAGAAAATACTTCAACAGAAAAAg GAAAACTTGGCACTATCACGGAGACTAAAGAATAAAACCGCACAATTGAAAAGACTTCAACGGAAATCGAAAACTCACAAATTAGACGATGGTCAAGTGTTGGCATATCTCAGTAATGTTAAAAAGTACAGCAGTGCTCAAATTCAGTTTACCGAGATGCAACTTCGAAATTCTAGTCGAAATCCTCACGGTCGAAGATATAAACCGAAAGAGAAGAGTATGTGTTTGGCCATGTACAAAAGTGGACCTAGATCATACCGGTTTAaggaaaacaacaaaatcatggTGCTTCCATCTTTAAGCACTCTGACCCGGCATAGTGCGAAGATGATCTTTCGTACAGGTATCGTACCCCAGCTATTTTcgtttataaaagaaaaagtgaagGATTGGACGGAAAAGGAACTATTATGTTCCTTTGGCTTTGATGAGACTGCGTTGAAGTCAATACTGGAATACAGCAGCACCGATGATGAAATTATTGGATTCGTTGAAATGGGTGGAATCAGGCGACCCATTTTTGCAACGCACTCATTAACCTTTATGGTACGAGGCATATACCGTCCATTCAAACAACCGGTAGCTTATTTTTACACCCACGGTCTGAAGTCACATGAATTGGCTGAGCTCATCTTACTTGTGTTAGAGGCTGTTTTTTCCACTG gcCTCAATGTTATACATTCTGTGAGCGACCAGGTGGTAACCAACGAATCAGCTATACATCGCTTGATGGATCGCCACTTTGTAAGATCTCCCGGTTGTTTGTTAAAATACAAGGTTTGTGACAAAACTATAATACACGGTTACGATGCACCACATTGGCTTAAAGTTGTCCGCAACAACTTGCAAGTCAAAaacttcaaacattttataagTGAACGATGGAACATATCAACCCCAAAAATTTACGGAAAATCACAAGTGGCTTCATGGGATGACGTCGAAAGCGTTTATGATCAAGACAAAACTGGATGCCCCCGTCTCTTGCCAAACATAAACGGTGAACACATAAAGCCGGAGAGACTTAAAATGAAAGTTTGTGTAGCAACTCAAGTTTTCAGTCAAAAATATAGCAACGTCATGGAGGACTTCGCGGACAGGAAACTCATACGAGACAGCTCGCGCGAAACTGCTCGAATGTTACTATTTTTCAATGACTTGTTCGATAGCGTGAACGGATCTGGTCCAGCGCAAATTGCGAGACTGAAAGGATCCATAAATGAACGTTCAGtccattttgtattttggGACTGGGCGTTATTCATGTTGTCGAAAATGGATTTCATCGATAAAGTATCGGGAGAAGTCAATCACCATTCAACAGTCATAAACAAGATCCAGTCCACCATCAGAGGATACCAAGAAGTCACGAGGATATGTTTAAATAGTAATATAGAAGAAGTTTCTTTAAGGTATTTcaagttttcagtcttaaacatattttga